From the Pomacea canaliculata isolate SZHN2017 linkage group LG4, ASM307304v1, whole genome shotgun sequence genome, one window contains:
- the LOC112563262 gene encoding uncharacterized protein LOC112563262 isoform X3, with translation MDSGEERDVSQAPGDEDGGDSSSAFPEQDGDTAALDGQVQAGEDAETDENVAALDRCSEADNAQEGDDKDAHRADSHKLLRTDLDSSEEELTELSPLRDGGGDRIHTPLMTYQLFLEEDDAEKHEDIDVGDKDSEADGSVGQEGLEHHIEVHQEREEVEQEGVPPPAESQLLSIVDNERKDEKSEDYKDNQEDKGMPMSDDLPGFPASPGFAVDIKSPLVLLGHEGNDLEFEKYGKQDNDSQNSASDGLEQPVTIAQNVLLDVLEKVLASENNNVESGEEEHLGGRKSLSSSESPLQYPELEKVQLCSDDSEYDFEQYRVHSVPKQSVHDKDGLEGQELTGDFQEDRKLEVDQLWAYDSEDHKSDDSVPLGMRVAGSDVEEEEELKGESRVVYPVNEMAGAQGGDACQAQVADNDTKGTTPKRVPAVSDHLSSQENLTLPVNHISQQPAKLHSVIHSKGQPDDRKSFDGSYLQRPRIGEESVSLELRASNSFSGDRLSCATREMVSQRQNDMTHRLSRHQENFVQDFDGRRRDGGGGASLEGSGLSFLSGSTNASGSVPNPGVIPNFKTLQDQQLSWLAMYRLLEDQHRGELQAQHAEHQRMINRMQQHLEKELTRQQQTMKDKLHAHKEVLSELHSPKEVRTLPRGSDQSWDSARVGRMRYQDMLEEEYDSGEHYSKLSSSQMRQERSWSANHLSSQMKMETTSSSGRTPDNLELSGTSSLQHIPLASLETRPRAKSVKESHSVSEVGWDKQLRGGVYSTPMPISRIKSTSSASGLSLTGSVGESCAVDETIRSSERWPREPIDSRTHVEGPRHSREVSFHDNDQLSPRSQLSLREKHAKHLADLRAYYEAELKDLREKLSLVTDGQRIFATSTQMESVEERILREENHTLRQHCQDLQDVLDDANIQNRELQQKLQGLEIRAADYAERYEESQENVLKLKNRLEELHAYAKEREAMLEESQANEHKQALIIQDLYKVQEEQAESMRRDKAALNRLLDKYEKMEKEYNALKETTADLDKKLYETRSETVDLNKLISRLELENKRLQRDNDNLRQRLSVSSSFSIMGREPQDVSEPSADRSSSHLANSTGSLPSSSHQNTSADKKTTSLRTPERAMPRVIQSDRSCDGDSSSSPLLRAEMELRRLQENLSRSDFAPKLQPKKYSSTESLVAQNGYSKVTIIDTLKSPQRASNPTPASITTSQKPKSKKSSSTASLQAARDLSVQNGDASPQKSTMQNLRPNTSSYPTALSSPTRFDVGVRPEVSQPSSSKEKNTSIREKEYSKERSVSHGSLIEGTKSVDTMLDRIRTGEIVSRPQWEDVYTSLARPRQTDGSSLTKTQEEMLRERLRTIEEMERHYDELQVEKRKLESMLNKVPSHGRVDRKSRQNKEELENRLDKVDRELGSLRMTLKRFQVLKSTV, from the exons ATGGATagtggagaagagagagatgttAGTCAGGCACCTGGTGATGAAGATGGTGGTGACAGTAGCTCAGCATTTCCAGAACAGGATGGTGACACTGCAGCACTTGACGGTCAAGTGCAAGCAGGAGAGGATGctgaaacagatgaaaatgttGCTGCTTTAGATCGCTGTAGTGAAGCGGATAATGCACAAGAAGGTGATGACAAAGATGCGCACAGAGCTGACTCTCACAAGTTACTCAGGACTGACTTAGACAGCAGCGAAGAGGAGCTCACAGAATTGAGTCCTTTACGAGATGGTGGTGGAGATAGAATTCATACCCCTCTCATGACTTATCAGCTTTTTTTGGAAGAGGACGATGCTGAGAAACATGAAGATATTGATGTAGGGGATAAAGATTCAGAAGCAGACGGCTCTGTAGGACAGGAAGGTCTAGAACATCATATAGAGGTAcatcaagagagagaggaagtagAGCAAGAAGGTGTACCACCCCCTGCAGAGAGTCAATTGCTGAGTATTGTTGATaacgaaagaaaagatgaaaaaagcgAGGATTACAAAGACAACCAAGAAGACAAAGGCATGCCAATGTCTGATGATTTACCAGGCTTTCCTGCTTCACCGGGCTTTGCTGTGGACATAAAAAGCCCCCTTGTACTTCTTGGTCACGAAGGAAATGATCTTGAGTTTGAGAAATACGGCAAACAAGACAATGATTCACAGAACAGTGCATCAGATGGATTAGAGCAGCCAGTCACTATTGCACAGAATGTGTTATTAGATGTTTTGGAGAAGGTTCTAgcaagtgaaaataataatgtggAGAGTGGAGAAGAGGAACATCTTGGGGGAAGAAAGTCATTGTCAAGCAGCGAAAGTCCACTCCAGTACCCTGAACTAGAAAAAGTGCAGTTGTGCAGTGATGACAGTGAGTATGATTTTGAGCAGTATAGGGTGCACAGTGTACCAAAACAGTCTGTACATGACAAAGATGGTCTTGAAGGACAAGAGCTTACTGGTGACTTTCAGGAAGACAGAAAATTGGAAGTGGATCAGTTGTGGGCTTATGATTCCGAAGATCACAAGAGCGATGATTCTGTACCCTTGGGTATGCGTGTAGCAGGCTCTGAtgttgaggaggaggaggagttgaAAGGAGAGTCAAGAGTGGTCTACCCTGTGAATGAGATGGCAGGTGCCCAGGGTGGTGATGCTTGTCAAGCCCAAG tTGCAGATAATGATACAAAAGGGACAACACCTAAAAGAGTGCCAGCTGTCTCTGATCATCTATCTAGTCAGGAGAATCTCACATTGCCAGTCAATCATATTTCTCAGCAGCCAGCTAAGCTCCATTCTGTTATTCACAGCAAAGGACAGCCCGATGATAGAAAGAGTTTTGATGGGTCCTATCTTCAGAGACCTCGCATTGGTGAGGAATCAGTAAGCCTGGAGCTCAGAGCTTCAAACAGTTTTTCTGGGGACAGGTTAAGTTGTGCCACCAGGGAGATGGTGTCACAGAGACAAAATGATATGACCCACAGACTGAGCAGGCACCAGGAAAATTTTGTGCAAGATTTTGATGGCAGAAGAcgagatggtggtggtggtgccagCCTTGAGGGTTCTGGCTTATCCTTTCTGTCAGGTTCGACAAATGCTAGTGGATCAGTGCCTAATCCAGGAGTCATTCCAAACTTTAAGACTTTGCAAGACCAGCAG CTGAGTTGGCTAGCCATGTACAGACTGCTTGAGGACCAGCACCGTGGAGAGCTACAGGCCCAGCATGCGGAGCACCAGCGCATGATCAACAGAATGCAGCAGCATCTCGAGAAAGAGCTGACGCGACAGCAGCAAACTATGAAAGACAAGCTGCATGCTCATAAAGAG GTACTGTCAGAGCTGCATTCACCAAAGGAGGTCAGGACCTTGCCAAGAGGTTCTGACCAAAGCTGGGATAGTGCCAGAGTTGGCCGAATGCGCTATCAAGACATGCTGGAGGAGGAATACGATTCAGGGGAGCATTACTCCAAACTCTCCAGCAGCCAGATGCGACAGGAGCGTAGCTGGAGTGCTAACCATTTGAGTAGCCAAATGAAGATGGAAACCACCTCAAGTAGTGGACGAACCCCAGATAATCTTGAACTTTCAGGGACCTCGTCCTTGCAGCACATCCCACTTGCCTCACTGGAAACGAGACCAAGGGCAAAGTCTGTGAAAGAAAGTCATTCAGTCTCTGAAGTTGGATGGGATAAACAACTCCGTGGAGGTGTTTACAGTACCCCAATGCCAATCAGCAGGATCAAAAGTACAAGT TCTGCCAGTGGGTTGAGCCTAACAGGTAGTGTGGGAGAAAGCTGTGCTGTTGATGAGACCATTAGGAGCAGTGAGCGCTGGCCTCGAGAACCCATTGACTCTAGGACACATGTTGAAGGTCCAAGGCACAGCAGGGAGGTGTCTTTCCATGACAATGATCAATTGTCACCAAG GTCACAATTGTCTTTGCGTGAAAAGCATGCCAAGCATTTAGCTGATCTTAGAGCTTATTATGAGGCGGAGCTCAAGGATTTGCGAGAGAAACTAAGCTTAGTTACAGATGGGCAGAGAATCTTTGCTACGTCTACACAAATGGAGAGTGTGGAGGAGCGAATTCTCAGGGAGGAGAACCACACACTACGACAGCATTGTCAGGATTTACAAGATGTCCTGGATGATGCCAACAT TCAAAATAGGGAGCTGCAGCAGAAGCTTCAGGGCCTTGAGATCAGAGCT GCAGACTATGCAGAACGATACGAGGAGTCTCAAGAGAACGTCTTAAAGCTGAAAAATCGCCTGGAAGAATTACATGCCTATGCCAAAGAAAGGGAAGCAATGCTCGAGGAATCTCAGGCCAACGAACACAAACAAGCACTTATAATTCAAGATCTGTATAAG GTACAAGAGGAACAAGCTGAAAGCATGCGAAGGGATAAGGCTGCTTTGAACAGA CTTCTTGACAAGTATGAGAAGATGGAGAAAGAATACAATGCCCTCAAG gaaaCCACTGCAGACCTTGACAAAAAGTTGTATGAAACACGAAGTGAAACTGTGGATCTGAACAA ATTGATCTCACGGCTGGAACTGGAGAACAAACGTCTACAACGGGACAATGATAACCTCAGGCAAAGGCTTAGTGTCAGCAGCAG cttttcaaTAATGGGCCGTGAACCACAAGATGTGTCCGAACCATCTGCTGACCGATCTTCAAGTCATCTGGCAAACAGCACAGGTAGCTTGCCATCTAGTTCTCACCAGAACACCTCGGCTGATAAGAAGACAACAAG TTTGAGAACACCTGAAAGAGCTATGCCCAGGGTCATTCAATCGGATAGGAGCTGTGATGGTGACTCGTCATCCTCACCCTTGCTTAGGGCTGAAATGGAGTTGCGTCGTCTTCAAGAAAACCTGTCTCGCTCAGACTTTGCCCCGAAGCTGCAGCCCAAGAAGTACAGCTCCACAGAGTCTCTAGTAGCACAAAATGGCTACTCCAAAGTCACTATCATTGACACTTTAAAATCGCCCCAGAGAGCATCAAACCCGACACCTGCATCCATAACAACTTCACAGAAACCTAAGAGCAAAAAGAGTTCTAGTACTGCTTCATTACAGGCAGCTAGAGATCTGTCAGTACAAAATGGGGATGCAAGTCCCCAAAAGTCAACCATGCAGAATTTACGACCAAACACTTCTTCTTATCCTACTGCTCTTTCTTCACCAACTCGGTTTGATGTGGGAGTGAGGCCAGAAGTTTCTCAGCCATCTTCatccaaggaaaaaaatacatctatAAGGGAAAAGGAATATTCAAAGGAGAGAAGTGTATCACATGGTTCTCTGATAG AGGGTACTAAATCAGTGGACACCATGTTGGATCGTATCCGCACTGGAGAAATTGTGTCACGACCACAGTGGGAAGATGTGTACACATCACTGGCCAGACCAAGACAAACAGACGGATCTTCTCTGACCAAG ACCCAAGAGGAAATGTTACGGGAACGGCTCAGGACCATAGAGGAGATGGAGCGACATTATGATGAGCTTCAGGTAGAGAAACGAAAG cTGGAGTCAATGTTGAACAAAGTCCCATCCCATGGTCGAGTAGACCGAAAGTCCAGACAAAATAAG gaGGAACTTGAGAACAGGCTGGACAAAGTTGACCGAGAGCTTGGTTCTCTCCGCATGACTCTCAAACGCTTCCAGGTCCTCAAGTCCACAGTGTAA